A stretch of Plesiomonas shigelloides DNA encodes these proteins:
- a CDS encoding GNAT family N-acetyltransferase translates to MEEVRVVTFSGADQQHICQIRETVFGQEQNISRALDLDGEDPQAWHALVFVDGQPVATGRILADGHIGRVAVLKSSRGKGMGAKVVNALAQFAQEQGYPRVFLGAQSHAVDFYHRLGFTACGDEFIEADILHVPMHKVLHHSA, encoded by the coding sequence ATGGAAGAAGTCAGGGTTGTTACATTCTCAGGAGCGGATCAGCAGCATATTTGTCAGATTCGAGAAACCGTGTTTGGTCAGGAACAAAACATCTCCCGAGCGTTGGATTTAGACGGTGAAGATCCACAAGCATGGCATGCGCTGGTGTTTGTAGATGGTCAACCGGTCGCGACCGGGCGCATTCTGGCTGATGGCCATATCGGGCGCGTGGCTGTACTGAAAAGTAGTCGCGGTAAAGGCATGGGCGCGAAAGTGGTAAATGCGCTGGCTCAGTTTGCACAAGAGCAGGGCTACCCACGAGTCTTTCTAGGCGCACAAAGCCATGCGGTGGATTTTTACCATCGCTTAGGGTTTACCGCCTGTGGTGATGAGTTTATCGAAGCGGACATTTTGCATGTCCCAATGCATAAAGTTTTGCATCACTCTGCGTGA
- the thrS gene encoding threonine--tRNA ligase, with amino-acid sequence MPVITLPDGSQRQFDHAVSVMDIARDIGPGLAKACIAGRVNGELVDACDPIENDASVSIITAKDEEGVEILRHSCAHLLGHAIKQLWPDTRMAIGPVIDNGFYYDVDIDRTLNQEDLDLLEKRMLELAKKDYDVIKKKVSWQEARDTFAERGEEYKIAILDENVARDDKPGLYHHEEYIDMCRGPHVPNMRFCHNFKLLKISGAYWRGDSNNKMLQRIYGTAWADKKQLNAYLQRLEEAAKRDHRKIGKQLDLYHMQEEAPGMVFWHNDGWTIFRELEAFVRMKLREYDYQEVKGPFMMDRVLWERSGHWEKYAEAMFTTSSENREYAIKPMNCPGHVQIFNQGLKSYRDLPLRMAEFGCCHRNEPSGSLHGLMRVRGFTQDDAHIFCTEDQVQSEVTNCIKMVYDVYSTFGFENIAVKLSTRPEKRIGSDETWDKAEQGLAEALRANGLEFELQPGEGAFYGPKIEFTLHDCLDRAWQCGTIQLDFALPGRLGASYVGENNDRHVPVMIHRAILGSLERFIGILTEEYAGYFPSWLAPVQAVVMNITDNQAEYVRELTEKLHSAGLRVKSDLRNEKIGFKIREHTLRRVPYMLVCGDKEVEGGKVAVRTRRGKDLGSMNVDEFIAHLKQEVRSRNLNLLEE; translated from the coding sequence ATGCCTGTTATTACTCTTCCTGACGGTAGTCAACGTCAGTTCGATCATGCCGTTTCTGTTATGGATATCGCGCGTGATATCGGTCCTGGTCTGGCCAAAGCCTGTATTGCTGGTCGCGTCAATGGCGAACTGGTGGATGCTTGCGATCCGATTGAGAACGATGCATCAGTCTCTATCATCACCGCCAAAGATGAAGAGGGCGTAGAAATTCTGCGTCACTCCTGTGCACACCTGCTGGGCCACGCCATTAAGCAACTGTGGCCTGATACCCGCATGGCCATCGGTCCGGTAATCGACAACGGTTTCTACTACGACGTTGATATCGATCGTACCCTGAATCAGGAAGATCTGGATCTGCTCGAAAAGCGCATGCTGGAGCTGGCCAAAAAAGATTACGACGTTATCAAGAAAAAAGTCAGCTGGCAGGAAGCTCGCGATACATTCGCTGAGCGTGGCGAAGAGTACAAGATCGCTATTCTGGATGAGAACGTAGCCCGTGACGATAAACCGGGTCTGTATCATCACGAAGAATACATTGATATGTGCCGTGGTCCACACGTGCCTAACATGCGTTTCTGCCACAACTTCAAACTGCTGAAAATCTCCGGTGCTTACTGGCGTGGCGACAGCAACAACAAGATGTTGCAGCGTATCTACGGTACTGCTTGGGCAGACAAGAAGCAGCTGAATGCTTACTTGCAGCGTCTGGAAGAAGCCGCTAAGCGTGACCACCGTAAAATCGGTAAGCAGCTTGACCTGTACCACATGCAGGAAGAAGCGCCGGGCATGGTATTCTGGCACAATGATGGCTGGACTATCTTCCGTGAACTGGAAGCGTTCGTGCGCATGAAACTGCGTGAGTACGATTATCAGGAAGTGAAAGGCCCATTCATGATGGACCGCGTCCTGTGGGAGCGTTCTGGTCACTGGGAAAAATACGCCGAAGCGATGTTCACCACTTCTTCCGAGAACCGTGAATACGCTATCAAGCCAATGAACTGCCCAGGTCACGTGCAGATCTTTAACCAAGGTCTGAAATCTTACCGTGATCTGCCGCTGCGTATGGCCGAGTTCGGCTGCTGTCACCGAAACGAACCGTCAGGCTCTCTGCACGGTTTGATGCGTGTGCGTGGCTTTACTCAGGACGATGCGCACATTTTCTGTACTGAAGACCAAGTGCAATCTGAAGTAACCAATTGTATTAAAATGGTTTACGACGTTTACAGCACTTTCGGTTTTGAGAATATTGCAGTAAAATTGTCAACTCGCCCGGAAAAGCGCATCGGTTCCGATGAAACATGGGATAAAGCAGAGCAGGGGCTTGCAGAAGCACTGCGTGCTAATGGTCTGGAGTTTGAGCTTCAGCCGGGTGAAGGGGCGTTCTACGGCCCGAAAATTGAATTTACATTGCATGATTGTCTGGATCGTGCATGGCAATGTGGTACTATCCAGCTCGACTTCGCGCTGCCAGGTCGTTTGGGTGCCTCTTACGTTGGCGAAAACAATGATCGCCACGTACCTGTCATGATTCACCGTGCAATTTTAGGCTCACTGGAGCGTTTCATCGGTATTTTGACCGAAGAATACGCAGGATACTTCCCATCCTGGTTGGCTCCGGTACAGGCTGTAGTGATGAATATCACTGACAACCAAGCCGAATATGTTCGCGAATTAACCGAAAAACTTCACTCAGCAGGTCTGCGTGTAAAATCAGACTTGAGAAATGAGAAGATTGGCTTTAAAATCCGCGAGCACACTTTACGGCGTGTGCCGTATATGCTGGTCTGTGGCGATAAAGAAGTGGAAGGCGGCAAAGTCGCTGTCCGCACTCGCCGCGGTAAAGACTTAGGCAGCATGAATGTTGACGAATTCATTGCTCATCTGAAGCAAGAAGTTCGCAGCCGTAACTTGAATCTTTTAGAGGAATAA
- a CDS encoding ATPase: MKRVLLSWSSGKDSMLTLLRLQEMSDVEVVGLFTTYSVDEVPIQGTPIRIVQQQAQRLQLPLCTIALPHWPSNEVYKQSVVQGLQQSGLPFDTLAFGDLFLDGIAEFRRSYLEPQGWQTLFPLMGEPTSLLAQEIIQRGIETYLISVDTTQLNGEFCGRRFDASLLAELPANVDPCGEHGEFHTLVVNSPAFTQRLDVQSLHIERQERFHFQRYQ; encoded by the coding sequence GTGAAACGGGTATTACTGAGCTGGAGCTCTGGTAAAGACTCCATGCTGACCTTGCTTCGATTGCAAGAAATGTCCGATGTGGAAGTCGTGGGGCTGTTTACCACTTACAGTGTTGATGAGGTTCCGATTCAAGGCACACCAATTCGCATCGTGCAACAACAGGCGCAGCGTTTGCAGTTGCCGCTATGCACCATTGCGTTACCGCATTGGCCAAGCAATGAAGTCTATAAACAAAGCGTGGTGCAAGGGTTACAGCAAAGTGGCTTACCGTTTGATACGTTGGCGTTTGGCGATCTGTTTTTGGATGGGATTGCTGAATTTCGCCGTAGTTACTTAGAGCCACAAGGTTGGCAGACTTTATTCCCCTTGATGGGGGAGCCAACTTCTTTGTTAGCGCAGGAGATTATCCAGCGCGGGATTGAGACTTACCTGATAAGCGTGGATACCACGCAGCTAAACGGGGAGTTTTGTGGCCGTCGCTTTGATGCATCGTTATTGGCTGAATTACCGGCTAATGTAGATCCCTGTGGCGAGCACGGTGAGTTTCATACACTGGTGGTGAATTCGCCGGCCTTCACTCAGCGTTTGGATGTGCAGTCTTTGCATATTGAACGGCAAGAACGCTTTCACTTTCAGCGTTATCAATAA
- a CDS encoding riboflavin synthase, producing MFTGIVQGKAQIIAIEEKDQLRTMEVALPVELSSGLTLGASVAHNGVCLTVTRIDGAHITVDLMKETLRITNLGALKVGDWVNIERAARFGDEIGGHAMSGHVMATAEVVKILTSETNRQIWFRAPQELMKYILTKGYIGIDGISLTIGETTRSRFCVNLIPETLARTTLGQRRLGDRVNLEIDPQTQAVVDTVERVMAEQMKQYVAVTHVESGQ from the coding sequence ATGTTTACCGGAATAGTGCAGGGCAAAGCACAAATCATCGCGATTGAAGAAAAAGATCAGTTAAGAACGATGGAAGTGGCATTGCCTGTAGAGTTGTCATCCGGACTGACGTTAGGCGCATCGGTTGCGCATAATGGTGTCTGCCTGACAGTCACCCGCATTGATGGTGCACATATTACTGTAGACCTCATGAAGGAAACCTTGCGCATCACCAATCTGGGGGCGTTAAAGGTCGGTGACTGGGTCAATATTGAGCGTGCCGCACGATTTGGCGATGAAATTGGCGGACATGCGATGTCGGGGCACGTAATGGCCACCGCGGAAGTGGTGAAGATTTTGACTTCGGAAACGAATCGTCAGATTTGGTTTCGCGCCCCCCAAGAACTGATGAAATATATCCTGACCAAAGGGTACATCGGCATTGATGGGATCAGTCTGACCATTGGTGAAACTACCCGTTCACGGTTTTGTGTCAATTTGATCCCGGAAACCTTGGCCAGAACCACCTTAGGACAACGTCGCTTGGGTGACCGCGTTAATCTGGAGATTGACCCGCAAACCCAAGCGGTCGTGGATACCGTCGAACGCGTGATGGCCGAGCAGATGAAACAATATGTTGCCGTAACTCATGTGGAGAGCGGTCAGTGA
- the rplT gene encoding 50S ribosomal protein L20 — protein MARVKRGVTARARHKKVLKAAKGYYGARSRVYRVAFQAVIKAGQYAYRDRRQKKRQFRQLWIARINAAARQNSMSYSRFINGLKKASIEIDRKILADIAVFDKAAFAALVEKAKAALA, from the coding sequence ATGGCTCGTGTGAAGCGTGGTGTGACTGCACGTGCACGTCACAAAAAAGTTCTGAAAGCAGCGAAAGGTTACTACGGTGCCCGTTCTCGCGTTTATCGCGTTGCTTTCCAAGCAGTAATCAAAGCAGGCCAATATGCTTACCGTGACCGTCGCCAGAAGAAGCGTCAGTTCCGTCAGCTGTGGATTGCGCGTATCAACGCTGCTGCTCGTCAGAACAGCATGTCTTACAGCCGTTTCATCAACGGTCTGAAGAAGGCATCTATCGAGATCGATCGTAAGATCCTGGCTGATATCGCAGTATTCGACAAAGCAGCATTCGCTGCTCTGGTAGAAAAAGCGAAAGCAGCTCTGGCGTAA
- the infC gene encoding translation initiation factor IF-3, whose product MKGAKRVQPTRPNRINEEIRVREVRLIGIDGEQIGVVSINDAREKAAEAGVDLVEISPTAEPPVCRIMDYGKFLYEKSKAAKEQKKNQKVIQVKEIKFRPGTDEGDYQVKLRNLIRFLEEGDKAKITLRFRGREMAHQQIGVEVLNRIRDDLAEIAVVESYPSKIEARQMIMVLAPKKKQ is encoded by the coding sequence ATTAAAGGCGCAAAACGAGTTCAGCCAACGCGACCAAACCGTATCAACGAAGAAATTCGCGTTCGTGAGGTCCGTCTGATTGGCATCGATGGCGAGCAAATCGGTGTAGTTAGCATCAATGATGCTCGTGAAAAAGCAGCAGAAGCAGGCGTTGATCTGGTAGAAATTAGTCCTACCGCAGAGCCGCCGGTTTGCCGAATCATGGATTACGGCAAATTCCTTTATGAAAAGAGCAAGGCTGCGAAAGAACAGAAGAAAAATCAAAAAGTTATTCAGGTTAAGGAAATTAAATTCCGTCCTGGTACTGATGAAGGCGACTATCAGGTCAAACTACGCAACCTGATTCGTTTTCTTGAAGAAGGCGATAAAGCCAAAATCACACTGCGTTTCCGTGGTCGTGAAATGGCTCACCAACAGATCGGTGTTGAGGTATTGAACCGTATCCGTGACGACCTGGCAGAAATTGCTGTGGTTGAATCGTATCCGAGCAAAATCGAAGCACGTCAAATGATCATGGTGCTCGCACCTAAGAAGAAACAGTAA
- a CDS encoding fructosamine kinase family protein: MWHSICTLLSEQFQYDYSITEKQMLQGGEVHETYRISDGKNPVFIKVNDISLLSKFTSELDELRLLKNSETIQVPQPYAVGSYRDKCFILMEFLELRELNQVDAAELGAQLACLHLWGEQLKFGFDDDNWLSSTPQPNGWMPRWDKFFAEQRIGWQLQLCLEKGINFGPVDVIVDSVRDLLAGHHIEPSLLVGDMRLANCASTAQGPVIFDPACYWGDRECDIASSELFTPLPDAFYRAYERVSPLPNGYQDRKSVYQLYHLLNFCNLFGGHYLEQTQKAIDDLLQNNY, from the coding sequence ATGTGGCATAGCATTTGTACATTGCTGAGCGAACAGTTTCAGTATGATTACTCGATAACAGAGAAACAGATGCTTCAGGGCGGTGAAGTTCATGAGACTTATCGGATCTCTGATGGGAAAAATCCGGTATTCATTAAAGTGAACGATATCTCCCTGCTATCGAAGTTTACCTCTGAGCTGGATGAACTGCGCTTACTGAAAAACAGTGAGACGATTCAAGTTCCCCAACCTTACGCTGTCGGCTCCTATCGCGATAAGTGCTTTATCCTGATGGAGTTTCTTGAGCTACGTGAATTAAATCAAGTGGACGCCGCAGAGCTAGGTGCTCAGCTTGCGTGCCTACATCTGTGGGGCGAGCAGCTTAAATTTGGTTTTGATGACGATAATTGGCTTTCAAGCACGCCACAGCCAAATGGTTGGATGCCGCGGTGGGATAAGTTTTTTGCTGAACAACGCATCGGTTGGCAGTTACAACTGTGCTTGGAAAAAGGCATTAATTTTGGGCCGGTCGATGTGATTGTCGATAGCGTGCGTGATTTGTTGGCCGGGCATCATATTGAGCCGTCGTTATTGGTTGGCGATATGCGACTAGCGAATTGTGCGAGCACGGCACAAGGGCCGGTAATTTTCGACCCAGCATGCTATTGGGGGGATCGTGAATGTGACATTGCCTCCAGTGAGTTGTTTACCCCACTTCCCGATGCCTTTTATCGCGCCTACGAACGGGTCAGCCCATTGCCGAATGGATATCAGGATCGCAAATCTGTCTATCAGCTCTATCACTTACTGAATTTTTGTAACCTGTTTGGTGGACACTATCTGGAGCAAACGCAAAAGGCGATTGATGATCTGCTGCAGAACAATTACTGA
- the rpmI gene encoding 50S ribosomal protein L35 translates to MPKMKTVRGAAKRFKKTASGGFKRKQSHLRHILTKKSTTRKRHLRHKSMVAKSDLVLVVACLPYA, encoded by the coding sequence ATGCCAAAAATGAAAACCGTGCGCGGTGCCGCTAAGCGTTTTAAGAAAACTGCTTCTGGTGGTTTCAAGCGTAAGCAGTCTCACCTGCGTCATATCCTGACTAAGAAATCCACTACTCGTAAGCGTCATCTGCGCCACAAGTCAATGGTTGCTAAATCTGACTTGGTTCTGGTTGTAGCTTGTCTGCCATACGCATAA
- a CDS encoding MATE family efflux transporter has translation MQRYRLEAKSLLKLAIPVLIAQVAQTSMGFIDTVMAGKVSAADMAAVAVASSIWLPAILFGHGLLMALTPVIAQLNGSGRRDRIGHKVRQGFWLSWIISIPIMLVLYGSRIIVEQMDIDPHLTDLTVRYLQVIMWGVPGYLMFAVLRSFNEGLSKTKPGMVIGFVGLLINIPVNYIFINGKFGAPALGGVGCGVATAMVYWSMFLMMLYYVTHARSYRDLKAFDSWEKPESKTLVKLTRLGFPIAMAMFFEVTLFAVVALLVSPLGTTIVAGHQIALNFSSMVFMLPLSMGIAVTIRVGHRLGEKSPDDARVAAITGLVVGFTLAMSTAILTILFRESIANIYNSDPQVIHVAMQLMVFAGIYQCSDSIQVVGSGVLRGYKDTRAIFVITFISYWLIGLPIGYVLGRTNYLVPAMGAHGFWIGFISGLTTAALLFLIRIRWLQRQDKHKILEMASR, from the coding sequence GTGCAGAGATACCGTTTAGAAGCAAAAAGCTTGCTTAAACTGGCAATTCCAGTGCTGATTGCACAGGTTGCCCAAACCTCTATGGGTTTTATTGATACCGTGATGGCGGGTAAAGTCAGCGCGGCAGATATGGCCGCCGTGGCAGTGGCATCGTCTATCTGGTTGCCGGCGATTTTATTTGGTCATGGTTTACTGATGGCGCTGACGCCAGTGATCGCGCAGCTTAATGGCTCTGGGCGTCGTGATCGTATCGGTCACAAAGTGCGTCAGGGATTTTGGCTGTCTTGGATCATCTCTATCCCGATCATGCTGGTGCTATATGGCAGCCGGATTATCGTGGAGCAGATGGATATTGACCCGCACTTGACCGATCTGACGGTGCGTTACCTGCAGGTGATCATGTGGGGTGTGCCGGGCTATCTGATGTTTGCCGTGCTGCGCTCGTTTAACGAGGGGCTATCCAAAACCAAACCGGGGATGGTGATTGGTTTTGTCGGCTTGCTGATCAACATTCCGGTTAACTATATCTTCATCAATGGTAAGTTTGGTGCGCCAGCACTGGGCGGCGTGGGCTGTGGCGTGGCGACTGCCATGGTGTATTGGTCTATGTTCTTGATGATGCTGTATTATGTCACGCACGCTCGCAGTTACCGTGACTTAAAAGCCTTTGATAGTTGGGAAAAGCCTGAAAGCAAAACGCTGGTGAAGTTGACGCGTCTTGGCTTCCCTATCGCGATGGCGATGTTCTTTGAGGTAACACTGTTTGCGGTTGTCGCCCTGCTGGTATCTCCATTAGGTACAACTATTGTAGCGGGTCACCAGATTGCGTTGAACTTCAGCTCGATGGTCTTTATGTTGCCGCTGTCAATGGGGATTGCGGTGACTATCCGCGTTGGTCATCGTTTGGGTGAGAAATCCCCTGATGATGCACGTGTGGCGGCCATTACTGGTTTAGTTGTGGGCTTTACGCTGGCGATGTCGACCGCTATTTTGACCATCTTGTTCCGTGAAAGTATCGCCAATATTTACAATAGCGATCCACAGGTTATCCATGTTGCCATGCAGTTGATGGTGTTTGCCGGTATTTACCAGTGTTCCGATTCCATTCAGGTGGTCGGCAGTGGCGTACTGCGTGGCTACAAAGATACCCGCGCTATCTTCGTGATCACCTTCATCTCTTACTGGCTGATTGGTTTACCGATCGGTTATGTACTGGGACGCACCAATTATTTGGTACCTGCAATGGGTGCGCACGGTTTCTGGATTGGCTTTATCAGCGGTCTGACTACCGCCGCGTTACTGTTCCTGATCCGCATCCGTTGGTTGCAGCGTCAGGACAAACACAAGATCTTGGAGATGGCCAGCCGCTAA
- the hxpB gene encoding hexitol phosphatase HxpB, with product MLKAAIFDMDGLLVDSEPFWQQAQLDILQPLGVEITRHDTTLTTGVRIDQIVNLWYSRFPWPAPSKETVVNQIVQRVGELVAEYKPLMPGVHEVLALCRKRELKIGLASSSPLELIHTVLKALDMTQTFDAIESAKFLAHGKPHPEVYLKCAQALHVQPTQCIAFEDSLPGLIAAKAARMHTVVVPEKSQLEDPRWSIADYCLASLQQVTHAHLN from the coding sequence ATGCTTAAAGCAGCAATTTTTGATATGGACGGTTTGTTGGTTGACTCCGAGCCGTTCTGGCAACAGGCTCAGTTAGATATCTTGCAACCTCTTGGGGTGGAAATCACCCGGCATGACACCACGTTGACCACCGGTGTGCGCATCGATCAGATCGTGAATCTCTGGTATAGCCGCTTCCCTTGGCCTGCACCGAGTAAAGAAACCGTGGTTAATCAGATTGTGCAGCGTGTTGGTGAACTGGTTGCAGAATACAAACCTTTGATGCCGGGTGTGCATGAGGTGTTGGCGCTGTGCCGCAAACGCGAGCTCAAGATTGGTTTAGCCTCTTCCTCACCGCTGGAGTTAATTCATACCGTGCTTAAAGCACTGGATATGACACAAACTTTCGATGCCATTGAATCGGCTAAGTTTTTAGCTCATGGCAAACCCCACCCTGAAGTTTACCTGAAGTGCGCGCAGGCACTGCATGTGCAGCCGACACAGTGTATTGCCTTTGAAGACTCATTACCGGGTTTGATTGCAGCCAAAGCGGCGCGTATGCACACCGTTGTGGTGCCAGAAAAATCGCAGTTAGAAGATCCGCGTTGGAGCATTGCCGATTACTGCTTGGCAAGCTTGCAGCAAGTGACTCATGCTCATCTGAATTAA
- a CDS encoding phosphoethanolamine transferase, whose product MTFLTSLYLGTVLNFSFYAQLAAIFKEMATVHPAFIISIPFFVVFTLNLALNLLNWRYLIKPVIILLLMSSAAVSYAMIKYSVVFDRDMIQNIFETNVAEAHAYINASSITAFALFVIPPIFLLLNTKIQYGGFWREQVRRLASMVVSVVVIAIIALFFYKDYASVGRNNPQLLSQIVPTYFIRNTYKYIKKAHFSAPVPYTTVGADAARTRVPTETKPSITVLVLGETSRSANHSLNGYARDTNRYTQQLGMISFKNVSSCGTATALSVPCMFSNLGRSNYNEQQAKNQDNALNVIQRAGINVTWLENDGGCKGVCDKVTTITINPAEKNAYCNGKTCYDEVFLPELDSLLNKTDGKDALIVLHVIGSHGPTYYQRYPAEKRLFTPDCPRSDIENCSTEQLVNTYDNTIAYTDYVISKVINRLDAPALTQKYNTSLLYISDHGESLGESGLYLHGTPYSVAPDTQTQVPMMLWMSPQFIAQRDINAECLKQKAGSQAYSHDNLFHTLLGITGVKTQAKNGELDILAACQS is encoded by the coding sequence GTGACGTTTCTTACCAGCTTATATTTGGGCACAGTTCTTAATTTTAGTTTTTATGCCCAGCTGGCGGCTATCTTTAAAGAGATGGCGACTGTCCATCCAGCATTTATCATTAGTATTCCCTTTTTTGTTGTCTTTACCCTCAACCTCGCGCTCAACCTACTCAACTGGCGCTACCTGATTAAGCCGGTCATTATCCTACTGTTAATGAGCTCCGCTGCCGTTTCTTATGCCATGATCAAATACAGTGTCGTATTTGATCGCGACATGATTCAAAATATTTTTGAAACCAATGTGGCAGAGGCTCATGCGTATATTAATGCCTCCTCCATCACCGCCTTTGCGCTGTTTGTTATCCCTCCGATTTTTTTATTGCTCAATACAAAAATTCAGTACGGTGGGTTTTGGCGTGAACAGGTGCGTCGTTTAGCTAGCATGGTTGTTTCAGTCGTGGTAATTGCCATTATTGCGCTCTTTTTCTACAAAGATTATGCGTCAGTGGGCAGAAACAACCCGCAATTGCTCTCACAAATTGTCCCCACTTATTTTATTCGTAATACATATAAGTACATCAAAAAGGCCCATTTCTCAGCGCCAGTACCTTACACCACGGTAGGTGCAGATGCAGCGCGAACGCGTGTGCCGACAGAAACCAAACCATCAATTACCGTATTGGTTCTCGGGGAAACCTCGCGTAGCGCTAACCATTCACTGAATGGCTATGCGCGTGATACCAACCGATATACCCAACAATTAGGCATGATTTCGTTTAAGAATGTCAGCTCATGTGGCACGGCAACTGCCCTTTCGGTGCCTTGTATGTTCTCCAATTTGGGGCGTAGCAATTACAACGAACAACAAGCCAAAAATCAGGATAATGCGTTGAATGTCATTCAACGCGCGGGGATTAACGTAACTTGGCTAGAAAATGATGGGGGCTGTAAAGGTGTTTGTGACAAGGTCACCACCATTACTATTAATCCCGCTGAAAAAAATGCCTATTGCAACGGCAAGACATGTTACGACGAGGTGTTTTTACCTGAGTTAGACAGCCTGCTCAACAAAACCGACGGTAAAGACGCGTTGATTGTCTTACATGTGATTGGTAGCCACGGCCCAACCTATTATCAGCGCTATCCGGCCGAAAAACGCCTATTTACGCCAGATTGTCCGCGCAGTGATATTGAAAACTGCTCAACAGAGCAATTGGTTAATACCTATGACAATACGATCGCGTATACCGATTATGTGATTTCTAAAGTGATTAATCGGCTCGATGCTCCTGCCCTGACACAGAAATACAACACCAGCTTATTGTATATCTCTGATCACGGCGAGTCTTTGGGTGAGTCCGGTTTATACCTGCATGGCACGCCATACAGCGTGGCACCAGACACTCAAACTCAGGTTCCAATGATGCTATGGATGTCGCCCCAGTTTATTGCTCAGCGTGACATCAATGCCGAATGTCTGAAACAAAAAGCAGGCAGCCAAGCATATTCCCACGATAACTTATTCCATACTTTGCTGGGGATAACTGGCGTGAAAACGCAAGCTAAGAACGGTGAGTTGGATATTCTGGCGGCCTGTCAATCCTAA
- a CDS encoding CPXCG motif-containing cysteine-rich protein has protein sequence MRQYSEKVIECPHCGHHMRVALDFSNGNQSFYDDCPACCNAVHLNIEVDELHGSVKLFVDADDEQIF, from the coding sequence ATGCGTCAATACAGTGAAAAAGTGATTGAATGTCCACACTGTGGTCATCATATGCGGGTTGCGCTGGATTTCAGCAACGGTAATCAGAGTTTTTACGATGACTGCCCTGCCTGCTGTAATGCGGTACACCTGAACATTGAAGTGGATGAGCTACATGGCAGCGTTAAACTCTTTGTTGACGCCGATGATGAGCAAATTTTCTGA
- the pheS gene encoding phenylalanine--tRNA ligase subunit alpha: MQQQLAELVAQAQAAIAQANDVATLDNVRVEFLGKKGHLTLQMQSLRNVPAEERPAAGQVINQAKQEVQEALNAKKEALESAALNARLAAETIDVSLPGRRIENGGLHPVTRTIERIETFFGELGFSVATGPEIEDDFHNFDALNIPGHHPARADHDTFWFDARRLLRTQTSGVQIRTMQNEEPPIRIIAPGRVYRNDYDQTHTPMFHQVEGLMIDKNISFTQLKGILHDFLRNYFEEDLTIRFRPSYFPFTEPSAEVDVMGKNGKWLEVLGCGMVHPSVLRNVGIDPEVYSGFAFGMGVERLTMLRYGVTDLRSFFENDLRFLKQFK, translated from the coding sequence ATGCAACAGCAGTTAGCAGAATTAGTTGCACAGGCTCAGGCGGCCATCGCGCAGGCGAATGATGTCGCTACGCTGGATAACGTCCGCGTTGAGTTTCTGGGCAAGAAAGGGCACCTGACCCTGCAAATGCAGTCTTTACGTAATGTTCCGGCGGAAGAGCGTCCGGCTGCAGGCCAGGTGATCAACCAGGCGAAACAGGAAGTTCAGGAAGCGCTGAACGCGAAGAAAGAAGCGCTGGAGTCTGCCGCGCTGAATGCTCGTCTGGCTGCGGAAACTATCGATGTTTCTCTGCCGGGTCGTCGCATCGAAAACGGTGGTCTGCATCCGGTAACCCGTACCATTGAACGTATTGAAACCTTCTTCGGTGAGTTGGGCTTTAGCGTAGCAACCGGTCCGGAAATTGAAGATGATTTCCATAACTTCGATGCACTGAATATCCCAGGTCACCACCCGGCACGTGCTGATCACGACACTTTCTGGTTTGATGCACGCCGTTTGCTGCGTACCCAGACTTCTGGTGTACAGATCCGCACCATGCAAAACGAAGAGCCGCCAATTCGTATCATTGCGCCAGGCCGAGTATACCGTAACGACTACGATCAGACTCACACCCCAATGTTCCATCAGGTGGAAGGGTTGATGATCGACAAGAACATCAGCTTCACTCAGTTGAAAGGGATCCTGCACGATTTCCTGCGTAACTATTTTGAAGAAGATTTGACCATTCGTTTCCGTCCATCTTACTTCCCGTTCACAGAACCTTCTGCCGAAGTGGATGTGATGGGTAAAAACGGCAAGTGGCTGGAAGTGTTGGGCTGCGGTATGGTGCACCCAAGCGTTCTGCGCAATGTTGGTATCGATCCTGAAGTTTACTCCGGTTTCGCATTTGGTATGGGCGTAGAGCGTCTGACCATGCTGCGTTACGGTGTAACAGACCTGCGTTCTTTCTTCGAGAACGATCTGCGTTTCCTTAAGCAATTCAAATAA